CATCCTCGTCTTTTTTCTCGTAAGTAAAAGCATCAATTTTATTAAACACCATAATCATGGGTTTATCCAAGGCTTTTAAATCGTTCAGGGTTTCGTTAACTACATTAATCTGGTCTTCAAAATTAGAGTGAGAAATATCTACTACATGCACCAAAACATCAGCTTCCTTTACCTCGTCTAATGTTGATTTAAAAGATTCTACCAAATGATGAGGTAATTTTCTAATAAATCCTACGGTATCAGTTAACAAAAAAGGTAAATTATCAATCACTACTTTTCTTATTGTAGTGTCTAATGTTGCAAACAATTTATTTTCAGCAAACACTTCAGATTTACTCAGCATATTCATTAAAGTAGATTTACCAACATTGGTATAACCTACCAGTGCCACTCTAACCATTTGCGTACGCTGTTTACGTTGAGTAGATTTTTGTTTGTCAATCTCTTTTAAACGCTCTTTCAAAAGGGAAATCTTGTTTAAGATAATTCGTCTATCGGTTTCAATTTGTGTTTCTCCAGGACCACGCAAACCAATACCACCTTTTTGTCTCTCCAAGTGAGTCCACATTCTGGTTAAACGAGGCAATAAATATTGACATTGTGCCAATTCAACCTGTGTACGTGCGTTAGCGGTTTGAGCTCTACTGGCAAAAATATCTAATATTAAACTGCTTCTATCAAG
This genomic interval from Flavobacteriales bacterium contains the following:
- the hflX gene encoding GTPase HflX: MKNKLHITNEAIVEKAVLVGVITQNQDEAQLKEYLDELSFLAETAGAQEVKRYTQKLAHPDPKTFVGKGKLQEILNYIQENEVHVVIFDDELSPSQARNIERVIEVKVLDRSSLILDIFASRAQTANARTQVELAQCQYLLPRLTRMWTHLERQKGGIGLRGPGETQIETDRRIILNKISLLKERLKEIDKQKSTQRKQRTQMVRVALVGYTNVGKSTLMNMLSKSEVFAENKLFATLDTTIRKVVIDNLPFLLTDTVGFIRKLPHHLVESFKSTLDEVKEADVLVHVVDISHSNFEDQINVVNETLNDLKALDKPMIMVFNKIDAFTYEKKDEDDLTPVKRENYSLDDLKKMWMSKNTYPTVYISAYKKINTDELKEVLYKHIKKTHLEIYPNQLLY